From Clostridia bacterium, one genomic window encodes:
- the lysS gene encoding lysine--tRNA ligase: MRGAVKLAEIPEQELNEQMQVRLEKLKKLQAEKMEPFGRRYKRTHQAKDILDNYEALAEKEVTIAGRLMAKRLMGRASFAHLQDFSGQIQIYVRSNDVGAEKYEQFKNLDIGDFVGVKGSVFKTRTDEITIHVQDLCLLAKALRPLPEKWHGLKDVELRYRQRHVDLIVNPVVKEVFVLRSKIIQALRHYLVERNFLEVETPMMHSIPGGASARPFVTHHHALDIDLYLRIAPELYLKRLIVGGLEKVFEIGRVFRNEGISTRHNPEFTMLELYQAYADYEDMMHLTEEMIAHVAKEVLGSLKVVYQGEEIDLTPPWRRLTMVEAVKKYTGVDYEVLSKEALAEQAVELGVSLPEKAGKGLILSEIFEAKVEPQLIQPTFILDYPLEISPLAKRKTDNPDFTYRFEVFITAREFGNAFSELNDPLDQRTRFRKQMEQRALGDEEAQVHDEDFVQALEVGMPPTGGLGIGLDRLVMLLTDAASIRDVILFPTLRPR; encoded by the coding sequence ATGAGGGGAGCAGTAAAATTGGCTGAAATACCTGAACAGGAATTAAATGAACAGATGCAAGTGCGTCTAGAAAAATTAAAAAAATTGCAAGCTGAAAAAATGGAGCCTTTTGGCCGGCGTTATAAACGAACCCATCAGGCCAAAGACATTCTAGATAATTATGAGGCTTTGGCGGAAAAGGAAGTGACCATTGCTGGGCGTTTAATGGCTAAAAGGTTGATGGGACGGGCTAGTTTTGCTCATCTTCAGGATTTTAGTGGCCAGATACAAATTTATGTGCGTTCCAATGATGTTGGGGCGGAAAAATATGAACAGTTTAAAAATCTGGATATCGGTGATTTTGTTGGTGTCAAGGGCTCTGTTTTTAAAACTCGTACTGATGAAATAACTATTCATGTTCAAGATTTGTGCCTATTGGCCAAGGCACTGCGTCCACTGCCGGAAAAATGGCATGGTTTAAAAGATGTGGAATTGCGATATCGGCAAAGACATGTTGATTTAATAGTTAATCCCGTGGTTAAAGAGGTTTTTGTTTTACGTAGTAAGATTATTCAAGCCTTACGACACTATTTAGTTGAACGTAATTTTTTAGAAGTGGAAACACCGATGATGCATTCTATTCCTGGTGGGGCAAGTGCTCGTCCTTTTGTTACTCATCATCATGCTTTGGATATAGATCTTTATTTGCGAATAGCACCTGAATTATATTTAAAAAGATTAATTGTCGGTGGGTTGGAAAAAGTATTTGAAATTGGCCGGGTTTTTCGCAATGAGGGAATTTCTACACGCCATAACCCTGAATTTACTATGCTGGAATTATATCAAGCCTATGCTGATTATGAAGATATGATGCATTTGACGGAAGAAATGATTGCCCATGTAGCCAAAGAGGTTTTGGGTAGTTTAAAGGTTGTTTATCAGGGGGAAGAAATAGACTTAACACCTCCCTGGAGGCGTTTAACCATGGTTGAGGCTGTTAAAAAATATACTGGTGTTGATTATGAGGTTTTATCTAAGGAGGCTCTTGCTGAACAGGCAGTTGAGCTGGGTGTATCCTTACCTGAAAAAGCTGGTAAGGGACTAATTTTAAGTGAAATTTTTGAAGCAAAAGTTGAACCTCAGTTGATTCAACCTACCTTTATTTTGGATTATCCCCTGGAAATATCACCTTTGGCCAAGCGTAAAACAGATAATCCGGATTTTACATATCGTTTTGAGGTGTTTATTACTGCCCGTGAATTTGGTAATGCTTTTTCCGAATTAAATGATCCCCTTGATCAGCGGACCAGATTTAGAAAACAGATGGAACAGCGGGCTTTGGGTGATGAGGAAGCACAAGTTCATGATGAAGATTTTGTGCAGGCTTTGGAAGTAGGTATGCCGCCTACTGGTGGCCTTGGTATCGGTTTAGACAGATTAGTCATGCTTTTAACTGATGCGGCTTCCATCCGTGATGTAATCCTTTTTCCCACATTAAGACCCCGTTAA
- the greA gene encoding transcription elongation factor GreA gives MSTEKEVILTPEGLDKLEKELEVLKTVKRREVAERIKEAIEFGDITENSEYEAAKNDQAFIEGRIITLEKMLRNARVIEHQKNSTGIVHIGTKVKLQDLASNEELVYTLVGSAEADPMNNKISNESPVGKAIMGKKTGDIVEVDVPIGKIKYKIMQVF, from the coding sequence ATGAGTACGGAAAAGGAAGTTATTCTAACCCCGGAGGGATTGGATAAGTTAGAAAAAGAACTTGAAGTTTTAAAAACTGTAAAAAGGAGAGAAGTAGCCGAGAGAATTAAAGAAGCTATAGAATTTGGTGATATTACTGAAAACTCGGAATATGAAGCGGCTAAAAATGATCAAGCTTTTATTGAAGGTAGAATTATAACTTTGGAAAAAATGCTTCGTAATGCTCGGGTGATCGAACATCAAAAAAACAGTACTGGAATAGTACATATCGGGACAAAAGTAAAATTACAAGACCTTGCTTCTAATGAAGAGCTTGTATATACTTTAGTTGGTTCGGCAGAGGCGGATCCGATGAATAATAAAATTTCCAATGAATCCCCGGTGGGGAAAGCAATCATGGGAAAAAAAACGGGTGATATCGTAGAGGTAGATGTACCCATTGGTAAAATTAAATATAAAATAATGCAGGTTTTTTAA
- a CDS encoding quinate 5-dehydrogenase: MKQVVSVSLGASSRDHQVETEIMGKKIMIKRIGTDGDFARAIELVRSLDGQVDAFGMGGIDLYIVAGGRRYVLKDALKLKRAARKTPMVDGSGLKDTLERHTIHYLMEKKLLDFKGKNVLLVCGVDRFGMAETLVEVGAQVTFGDLIFGLRIPWPLKSLRALVLAGRTLGPIVSKLPFQYLYPVGKEQQVIIQGYNKYYELNDVIAGDFHFIKKYLPENISGKIILTNTVTTTDLELLAKRGARSLITSTPELGGRSFGTNVLEAALVAILGKTVEEITLTDYLHILKQADFKPRIVDFASEKIG; the protein is encoded by the coding sequence ATGAAACAAGTCGTGAGTGTTAGTCTAGGTGCCAGCTCTCGAGATCATCAAGTGGAGACAGAAATAATGGGAAAAAAAATAATGATTAAACGTATAGGTACTGATGGTGATTTCGCCAGGGCGATTGAATTAGTGCGTTCACTTGATGGTCAAGTAGATGCCTTTGGTATGGGGGGTATTGATTTATATATTGTCGCTGGTGGTCGGCGTTATGTTTTAAAGGATGCTTTAAAACTTAAAAGAGCAGCACGTAAAACACCTATGGTGGATGGCAGTGGTTTAAAGGATACTTTGGAAAGACACACCATCCATTATTTAATGGAAAAGAAATTATTAGATTTTAAGGGCAAAAATGTTTTATTGGTTTGTGGGGTGGACCGATTTGGCATGGCAGAAACATTAGTGGAAGTGGGGGCACAGGTCACCTTTGGTGATTTAATTTTTGGTTTGCGGATACCTTGGCCTTTAAAATCATTGCGAGCTTTGGTCTTGGCTGGTAGAACCTTGGGACCGATAGTCAGTAAATTACCCTTTCAATATTTATATCCTGTAGGTAAAGAACAGCAGGTAATAATTCAAGGATATAATAAATATTATGAACTAAATGATGTTATTGCTGGTGATTTTCATTTTATAAAAAAATATTTACCGGAAAATATTAGTGGTAAAATAATTCTTACTAATACGGTTACCACCACAGATCTTGAACTTTTAGCTAAGCGGGGAGCCAGATCCCTGATTACTTCTACACCGGAATTAGGTGGTCGTTCCTTTGGAACCAATGTTTTAGAAGCTGCCTTAGTGGCTATATTAGGCAAAACTGTTGAGGAAATTACCCTTACTGATTATCTACATATTTTAAAACAAGCAGATTTTAAACCGCGGATAGTAGATTTCGCCAGTGAAAAAATAGGTTAA
- the dusB gene encoding tRNA dihydrouridine synthase DusB, whose protein sequence is MQIGGVKMANPLFLAPMAGVTDKAFRLIARRYGCALVYTEMISARALVYQNKKTRALLDLTGEEPPLAVQLLGGEPLNMARAAGIAQKAGAQIIDLNFGCPTPKIVNNGAGAALLKQPHLAVQIVEAVRRAVTLPVTVKLRAGWDKINVREFAQRMEDAGVSALTIHGRTREQYYQGSANWDLIKQVKNRVKVPVIGNGDLWTTADARRMLKETGCDALMFARGVLGNPWLFRQVNHFLKNGEELPAPTPQEKIAGAIEHLELAVSFKGEVRGLKEMRKHLVWYLKGLPHTARLKEQLFRTTEMAEVLFLLRNYQEKRLSRLN, encoded by the coding sequence ATGCAAATCGGTGGGGTAAAAATGGCTAATCCCCTTTTTTTGGCTCCTATGGCTGGAGTAACCGATAAAGCGTTTCGTTTAATAGCTCGGCGGTATGGTTGTGCTTTGGTTTATACTGAAATGATCAGTGCCCGGGCTTTGGTTTATCAGAATAAAAAAACAAGGGCCTTGTTAGATTTAACAGGTGAAGAGCCTCCCCTTGCCGTGCAGTTATTAGGGGGGGAACCATTAAATATGGCACGGGCGGCAGGAATAGCTCAAAAGGCTGGTGCCCAAATTATTGATCTTAATTTTGGCTGTCCGACACCCAAAATTGTGAATAATGGTGCTGGAGCTGCCTTATTGAAACAACCTCATTTGGCTGTACAAATAGTTGAAGCTGTCCGCAGAGCCGTTACTTTACCAGTCACTGTGAAATTACGGGCTGGTTGGGACAAAATTAATGTTAGGGAGTTTGCCCAAAGAATGGAAGACGCGGGGGTTAGTGCCCTTACCATACATGGTCGTACCCGTGAACAATATTATCAAGGTTCGGCTAATTGGGATTTAATTAAACAGGTTAAAAATAGGGTTAAGGTACCAGTGATTGGTAATGGTGATCTTTGGACTACAGCTGATGCTAGGCGAATGTTGAAGGAGACAGGTTGTGATGCCTTGATGTTTGCACGGGGAGTTTTGGGGAATCCTTGGCTTTTTAGGCAAGTAAATCATTTTTTAAAAAATGGTGAAGAATTGCCAGCACCTACACCTCAGGAAAAGATTGCCGGGGCGATTGAACATCTAGAATTAGCAGTTTCCTTTAAAGGTGAGGTAAGAGGATTAAAGGAAATGCGTAAACATTTGGTTTGGTATTTAAAAGGTCTACCCCATACTGCTAGATTAAAGGAACAATTATTTCGCACCACGGAAATGGCGGAAGTTTTGTTTTTATTACGAAATTATCAGGAAAAAAGATTATCTCGATTAAATTAG
- a CDS encoding type III pantothenate kinase, which translates to MLVVIDVGNSHTVMGVYREGELIQHWRLSTHLNLTVDECGLFLYNLFLHNNLQYQEVKGMAISSVVPPLTLTLKEMAHKYFHLEPLMVGPGIKTGLPLLYDNPREIGADRIVNAVAGFALYGGPLLIVDFGTATTFCVLSKKGEYLGGAITVGIDVAMEALFQKTAKLPRIEFVKPEKIIGRNTVASMQAGLVYGFLSQVEGIIQRIKAEYKEDLFVVATGGESKFIVQETKLIDREDPFLTLTGLKMIYELNQA; encoded by the coding sequence ATGTTGGTGGTTATTGATGTGGGTAATAGTCATACGGTTATGGGGGTTTATCGAGAAGGGGAATTGATCCAGCATTGGCGTCTTTCCACCCATTTAAATTTAACGGTAGATGAATGCGGACTTTTTCTTTATAATCTTTTTTTACATAATAATTTGCAGTATCAAGAGGTAAAAGGTATGGCTATTTCTTCGGTAGTACCACCTTTGACATTAACCTTAAAAGAAATGGCTCATAAATATTTTCATTTGGAGCCATTAATGGTGGGACCGGGTATTAAAACCGGTCTCCCCCTACTTTATGACAATCCCCGGGAAATAGGGGCTGATCGGATTGTGAATGCCGTGGCTGGCTTTGCTTTATATGGTGGTCCTTTATTAATCGTTGATTTTGGAACAGCTACAACTTTTTGTGTACTTAGTAAAAAAGGTGAATATTTAGGTGGGGCTATTACTGTGGGAATAGATGTGGCCATGGAAGCACTTTTTCAAAAAACAGCCAAATTGCCGCGGATAGAATTTGTGAAACCAGAGAAAATAATTGGGCGGAATACGGTAGCTAGTATGCAGGCTGGTTTGGTTTATGGTTTTTTAAGTCAAGTGGAAGGTATTATTCAGCGGATTAAAGCAGAATATAAAGAAGATCTTTTTGTTGTGGCTACAGGTGGTGAAAGTAAATTTATTGTTCAAGAAACAAAATTGATTGATCGTGAAGATCCTTTTTTGACTTTAACTGGTTTAAAAATGATTTATGAACTAAATCAAGCTTGA
- a CDS encoding ECF transporter S component, with protein MQLTTRKIVFIGIMGALTIILGVTGLGLVPVPTPAGRATILHVPTIIAAILEGPVVGFFIGLIFGVHSFLTAPSALAKDPFVAILPRLFIGVVAYYAYQLGRKNTFLGSILAAVAGTLTNTVGFLSMAVIQGYLTLKVAGGIAVVHGLPEMVVAVLIVVALVKVLQKN; from the coding sequence ATGCAATTAACAACACGAAAAATTGTTTTTATTGGAATAATGGGTGCTTTGACCATCATTTTGGGAGTTACTGGCTTAGGTTTGGTACCTGTGCCTACTCCGGCGGGGCGGGCTACTATTTTGCATGTTCCGACGATAATTGCCGCTATTTTAGAAGGACCAGTGGTTGGCTTTTTTATTGGTTTAATTTTTGGTGTACATAGTTTTTTAACAGCTCCTTCGGCCTTGGCCAAAGATCCTTTTGTGGCCATTTTGCCGCGACTTTTTATTGGAGTTGTCGCTTATTATGCTTATCAATTAGGGCGGAAAAATACTTTTTTGGGATCCATTTTGGCCGCTGTTGCCGGGACCTTAACTAATACAGTTGGTTTTTTGAGTATGGCCGTAATTCAGGGATATTTAACTTTAAAGGTGGCTGGTGGTATTGCCGTAGTTCACGGACTGCCGGAAATGGTGGTAGCTGTTTTAATTGTGGTGGCTTTGGTAAAGGTGTTGCAAAAGAATTAG
- a CDS encoding biotin transporter BioY has protein sequence MNITAHEMTRTALFTALICIASFILKIGGEIVVPFSILPFMVLLVGGVLGARLGALSVFLYVLIGFLGVPVFAQSPFGGLTYFFNPTCGFLFGFIGAAFTVGWLVEKIPFDNLGKFILAMLAGIVVIYLIGIPYLYGIIRFYLGRPFTLWGAIKVGLLPFILLDLLKGILAGIIAQNVVKRLR, from the coding sequence ATGAATATTACAGCACATGAAATGACGCGTACTGCTCTTTTTACAGCTCTCATTTGTATTGCTTCTTTTATTCTTAAAATTGGCGGCGAAATAGTGGTTCCTTTCAGTATTTTACCTTTTATGGTTTTGTTAGTTGGCGGTGTTTTAGGTGCACGTTTAGGGGCCCTTAGTGTTTTTCTTTATGTTTTAATTGGTTTTTTGGGTGTTCCGGTATTTGCTCAGTCCCCTTTTGGAGGTTTAACGTATTTTTTCAATCCTACTTGTGGCTTTCTATTTGGTTTTATTGGAGCCGCTTTTACGGTAGGCTGGCTTGTAGAGAAAATACCGTTCGACAATTTAGGAAAGTTTATTTTGGCCATGTTGGCTGGAATAGTAGTGATCTATTTAATAGGCATTCCTTATCTTTACGGGATTATTAGGTTTTACCTTGGTAGGCCCTTTACACTCTGGGGGGCGATTAAAGTGGGTTTATTACCCTTTATTCTTCTTGATTTGCTCAAGGGGATTTTGGCTGGTATAATTGCCCAGAATGTAGTTAAAAGGCTCAGGTAA
- the folK gene encoding 2-amino-4-hydroxy-6-hydroxymethyldihydropteridine diphosphokinase translates to MKTEIYLSMGSNQGERLNNLVEALKLLPEKGILLKKISAIYETTAVGYTFQPDFLNLVVCALTSLKPLELLDVCLAIEKQLGRVRNFRWGPRTLDLDILFYGTLQMTTPCLQIPHPRLKERAFVLVPLREIAPQIFQRLQVAIPAQKIELLISAQDVKLRLQKQGLFFD, encoded by the coding sequence ATGAAAACTGAAATTTATCTATCTATGGGGAGTAATCAGGGTGAGCGTTTAAACAATTTGGTGGAGGCCCTCAAATTGTTGCCGGAAAAAGGCATCCTTTTAAAAAAAATATCGGCTATTTATGAGACCACAGCGGTAGGTTATACTTTTCAACCCGATTTTTTAAATCTGGTTGTTTGTGCTTTAACTAGTTTAAAGCCATTGGAGTTGTTAGATGTTTGTTTGGCTATTGAAAAGCAATTGGGTCGTGTGCGTAATTTTCGCTGGGGACCGCGTACCTTAGATTTGGATATTTTATTTTACGGTACTTTACAAATGACTACACCCTGTTTACAAATTCCACATCCGCGTCTTAAGGAGCGTGCTTTTGTGTTGGTGCCTTTACGGGAAATTGCCCCACAGATTTTTCAAAGACTGCAGGTGGCAATTCCGGCCCAAAAAATAGAGTTGTTAATTTCTGCTCAAGATGTTAAACTAAGATTACAAAAACAAGGTTTGTTTTTTGATTAA
- the folB gene encoding dihydroneopterin aldolase, producing the protein MILKGTIELKGMEFYAYHGVIAAEKVLGQRFWVDVTLYGDFREAMLSDDLAQALDYTQVYRIIKEIMQGKQVNLLEYLAYRLAETLAALPMVKKVKIKVKKPEVPLAGILDYVGVEIVYGKDEN; encoded by the coding sequence ATGATTTTGAAAGGAACAATTGAACTTAAAGGTATGGAGTTTTATGCTTATCATGGTGTTATTGCCGCTGAAAAAGTTTTGGGACAGCGTTTTTGGGTAGATGTAACTCTTTATGGTGATTTTCGGGAAGCAATGTTAAGTGATGATTTAGCTCAAGCACTTGATTATACTCAGGTTTATAGAATCATTAAAGAGATTATGCAGGGGAAACAAGTTAATCTTTTGGAATATCTAGCTTATCGTCTTGCAGAGACTTTAGCAGCTTTGCCTATGGTGAAAAAGGTAAAAATAAAGGTGAAAAAACCGGAAGTACCATTAGCAGGGATACTTGATTATGTGGGGGTGGAAATAGTATACGGTAAAGATGAAAACTGA
- the folP gene encoding dihydropteroate synthase produces MRGPYYLDLKENEIKKLCAQIGCDPLGQEIMLNKVKIMPLYIKEVPSPAANILKQHLLSLGGDVVVARGVVNCSQKESSVLLLGTRKHYRALVDKIAYQPWGLKSLSERLHKFLTHMGSSKPLLWSWGEKKLVLGQGTLIMGILNLTPDSFSDGGKFMDPQLAVEHAWQMVEAGADVIDVGAESTRPGYQPITAAEEIKRLNPVVEKLLELPVPLSLDTYKAEVAAEMLALGVNIINDIGGGLKDPHLPAVVARFQVPVIVMHSYFYREYQDVLVEVVDNLAEQAAIYQQAGVPCEKIVIDPGIGFAKNLQENLTLIRNLVSLKSLGFPLLLGASRKTFIGELLDLPPDKRLEGSLAAAAWGILQGVDFVRVHDVEETVRLAKVLKAVQSGGDKDDFERNN; encoded by the coding sequence ATGCGGGGACCTTATTATTTAGATCTTAAGGAAAATGAAATTAAAAAATTGTGTGCCCAAATTGGCTGTGATCCCTTGGGGCAAGAAATTATGTTGAATAAGGTAAAAATAATGCCTTTATATATAAAAGAAGTACCTAGTCCAGCTGCTAATATTTTAAAACAGCATCTGCTTTCTTTGGGTGGAGATGTGGTTGTTGCACGTGGGGTGGTAAATTGCAGTCAAAAGGAGAGCTCAGTACTGCTATTGGGTACTCGTAAGCATTATCGAGCTTTAGTTGATAAAATTGCTTATCAGCCATGGGGGTTAAAAAGCCTAAGTGAACGTTTGCATAAATTTTTGACTCATATGGGCAGTTCTAAACCTCTTCTTTGGTCTTGGGGTGAAAAAAAGCTTGTTTTGGGTCAAGGAACATTAATTATGGGTATTTTAAATCTTACTCCCGATTCTTTTTCTGATGGGGGAAAATTTATGGATCCTCAATTAGCGGTGGAACATGCTTGGCAAATGGTAGAGGCTGGTGCTGACGTAATTGATGTGGGTGCGGAATCTACCAGACCTGGCTATCAACCGATTACGGCTGCAGAAGAAATAAAAAGATTAAACCCGGTTGTGGAAAAATTGTTAGAATTACCTGTACCCCTTTCTCTGGATACTTATAAAGCAGAGGTGGCTGCAGAAATGTTGGCTCTAGGGGTCAATATAATTAATGACATTGGTGGTGGCTTGAAAGATCCGCATTTACCGGCAGTAGTAGCACGTTTTCAAGTACCGGTAATTGTAATGCACAGTTATTTTTATCGGGAATATCAAGATGTACTGGTAGAGGTAGTGGATAATTTGGCTGAACAAGCTGCTATTTATCAGCAGGCAGGTGTGCCTTGTGAAAAAATAGTTATTGATCCTGGTATTGGTTTTGCTAAAAATTTGCAGGAAAATCTAACATTAATACGCAATTTAGTTAGTTTGAAAAGTTTGGGCTTCCCTTTATTATTGGGAGCCTCTCGTAAAACCTTTATTGGTGAACTTTTAGATTTACCCCCAGATAAGCGTTTAGAAGGTTCCTTAGCCGCTGCTGCTTGGGGAATACTACAAGGGGTTGATTTTGTACGGGTACATGATGTCGAAGAAACTGTGCGTTTGGCTAAAGTATTAAAAGCCGTGCAAAGCGGAGGGGATAAAGATGATTTTGAAAGGAACAATTGA
- a CDS encoding ATP-dependent metallopeptidase FtsH/Yme1/Tma family protein, with protein sequence MNRVFKNIAIYLLIVLAAYFIFSQFSVTPPQADPFNNNYTAFYKALEKGEVKNLTIIQGEDARIIKGTLQDAQQFEVIGPPHDEKLIELVKSKEIIFTQEPAPKTSLWTTLLTSFLPFLLLIGFMFFMIQQTQGGGSRVMQFGKSRARLHTDDKKKITFDDVAGVDEVKEELEEVVDFLKYPKKYTKLGAKIPKGVLLFGPPGTGKTLLARAVAGEAGVPFFSISGSDFVEMFVGVGASRVRDLFEQAKKNAPCIVFIDEIDAVGRQRGAGLGGGHDEREQTLNQLLVEMDGFSVNEGIIVVAATNRPDILDPALLRPGRFDRQIVVSIPDVKGRQEILEVHSQGKPLAADVDLNILARRTPGFTGADLANLFNEAALLAARRDHNEVTMSELEDSIERVIAGPEKKSRVISDFEKKLVSYHEAGHGLVAALLPHTDPLHKISIIPRGGAGGYTLLLPKEDRHYMTRSHLLNQVTMLLGGRMAEKLVLNEVSTGAQNDLERATGIVRKMITEFGMSEELGPLTFGRKQEQVFLGRDLARDRDYSEEVAYAIDKEARRIIDECYKEAERLLKENIDALHLIAQTLMEKETIDADEFRALLEQAGLGEFIEGKFEQSEV encoded by the coding sequence GTGAATCGAGTTTTTAAAAATATAGCCATTTATTTATTAATCGTTTTGGCTGCTTATTTCATTTTTAGTCAGTTCAGTGTTACTCCCCCACAGGCTGATCCTTTTAATAATAATTATACTGCTTTTTATAAAGCCTTGGAAAAAGGGGAAGTTAAAAATTTAACTATTATTCAAGGGGAAGATGCTCGCATCATTAAAGGTACTTTACAGGATGCTCAGCAATTTGAAGTGATTGGTCCACCCCATGATGAAAAATTAATCGAATTGGTTAAATCTAAGGAGATTATTTTTACCCAAGAACCTGCACCGAAAACTTCTTTATGGACAACATTATTGACTTCGTTTTTACCCTTTTTACTATTAATCGGTTTCATGTTTTTTATGATTCAACAAACTCAGGGTGGGGGCAGCCGGGTAATGCAGTTTGGTAAAAGTAGAGCACGTTTGCATACAGATGATAAAAAGAAAATTACTTTTGATGATGTAGCTGGGGTAGATGAAGTAAAGGAGGAATTGGAGGAAGTAGTAGATTTCCTTAAATATCCTAAGAAATATACTAAATTGGGAGCCAAAATCCCTAAAGGAGTTTTATTGTTTGGGCCACCGGGTACCGGAAAAACCCTATTGGCTAGGGCTGTGGCTGGGGAGGCGGGAGTACCTTTTTTTAGTATTAGTGGTTCTGATTTTGTGGAAATGTTTGTGGGAGTAGGTGCTTCTCGAGTACGTGATTTATTTGAACAGGCTAAGAAAAATGCACCTTGTATTGTTTTTATTGATGAAATTGACGCTGTGGGCCGTCAAAGGGGAGCAGGTCTTGGTGGTGGCCACGATGAACGGGAACAGACCCTTAATCAGCTTTTAGTAGAAATGGATGGTTTTAGTGTAAATGAAGGGATTATTGTTGTTGCCGCTACTAACCGTCCCGATATTTTGGATCCGGCTTTACTACGTCCAGGGCGTTTTGACCGGCAAATAGTGGTTAGTATCCCTGATGTTAAAGGTAGACAGGAAATCTTGGAGGTTCATTCCCAGGGTAAGCCTTTAGCTGCAGATGTTGATTTAAATATTTTGGCTCGCAGGACTCCTGGTTTTACGGGGGCTGATTTGGCAAATTTATTTAATGAGGCTGCTTTATTGGCGGCTCGCCGCGACCATAACGAAGTTACCATGTCGGAATTGGAAGATTCCATAGAAAGGGTGATTGCTGGCCCGGAAAAGAAATCACGTGTAATTAGTGATTTTGAGAAAAAATTAGTTTCTTATCATGAGGCTGGTCATGGCTTGGTGGCTGCACTTTTACCTCATACTGATCCTCTGCATAAGATATCTATTATTCCTCGTGGAGGTGCAGGCGGTTATACGCTTTTACTGCCTAAAGAAGATCGACATTATATGACGCGATCTCATTTACTAAATCAAGTAACTATGCTTTTGGGTGGGCGTATGGCGGAAAAATTAGTGCTAAATGAAGTAAGTACAGGTGCTCAAAATGATTTAGAAAGGGCAACAGGTATCGTCAGAAAAATGATTACGGAATTCGGCATGTCAGAAGAATTAGGCCCCCTTACATTTGGTCGTAAACAGGAGCAAGTCTTCTTGGGAAGAGATTTAGCACGTGATCGGGATTATTCCGAAGAAGTGGCTTATGCCATTGATAAGGAAGCACGCCGTATTATTGATGAATGTTATAAAGAGGCTGAAAGATTACTCAAAGAAAATATTGATGCCTTGCATTTGATTGCTCAAACCTTGATGGAAAAGGAAACTATTGATGCTGATGAATTCCGTGCTTTATTGGAACAGGCTGGTTTAGGTGAATTTATCGAAGGGAAATTTGAGCAGAGTGAAGTCTAA